Proteins encoded by one window of Candidatus Limnocylindrales bacterium:
- a CDS encoding glycosyltransferase family 39 protein — translation MLQPRDDGPLARALPWLVVLFALVAWLGRVDLLTPDEARHAEIAREMFLEGNWLAPRIYGEPYYDKPALFYWLTGASLWLFGQSSWAARLPSVAGALFSTVMTSIWVRAAWGTGAARWTTLMMGSTLFFIAVGRYVVIDMLLTASLTGALAWLGLVLNDPPERRRVVWPIYACIAIGVLAKGPVALVVVGGVAVVAAAFERRPLLLLRLHPFRGALVVAAIAGPWYAAAYATDPAYIRTFLWQHNFARYAVPGALAHQQPWFFYLLAMPVVLLPWSILLGPALAAAWKTPSAGVRHALAWTTVVIGFFSFAQTKVPTYVLGAFPPLLAITAAYVDDRLTRRVELPRAVEFAAVGWTIFAAAIAVGGAVWVVIEAPSTSYSAILAIPAVAIAFWTYRHARETPAVPAAMVGSSLALVAMVYGSAADAVNANESQREAAGIVREYLPTYGVITSYRVAPHALAFYAGRYIRRADDPESAVPELFAGSDAALLTRSKFLGELGLEPMPSWMTVAWTTGDGQVLVIGGRPAEQIKAARKWRRREGVEPSAGR, via the coding sequence GTGCTCCAGCCGCGCGATGACGGTCCACTCGCCCGGGCCCTGCCGTGGCTTGTGGTCCTGTTCGCGCTCGTTGCATGGCTCGGCCGTGTCGACCTGCTGACGCCCGATGAAGCACGCCACGCCGAGATCGCCCGCGAGATGTTCCTCGAGGGCAACTGGCTCGCTCCGCGGATCTACGGCGAGCCGTATTACGACAAGCCTGCGCTGTTTTACTGGCTGACCGGTGCGTCGCTGTGGCTGTTCGGCCAGAGCTCGTGGGCGGCGCGGCTCCCTTCGGTTGCCGGAGCGTTGTTCTCGACCGTGATGACGTCGATCTGGGTCCGGGCGGCGTGGGGTACCGGTGCGGCGCGCTGGACGACGCTGATGATGGGAAGCACGCTCTTCTTCATCGCGGTCGGCCGCTACGTCGTCATCGACATGCTGCTGACGGCCTCGCTGACCGGCGCGCTGGCCTGGCTCGGGCTCGTGCTGAACGATCCTCCGGAACGCAGGCGCGTCGTCTGGCCGATTTACGCGTGCATCGCCATTGGCGTGCTGGCCAAGGGACCGGTCGCGCTCGTGGTGGTCGGCGGAGTCGCCGTCGTCGCCGCTGCGTTCGAACGGCGTCCACTGCTGCTGCTGCGGCTCCATCCGTTTCGAGGCGCGCTCGTCGTCGCCGCGATCGCGGGACCCTGGTACGCGGCCGCCTATGCAACCGATCCGGCCTACATCCGGACGTTCCTGTGGCAGCACAATTTTGCACGCTACGCCGTGCCGGGCGCGCTCGCGCACCAGCAGCCGTGGTTCTTCTATCTGCTCGCGATGCCGGTCGTGCTGCTGCCGTGGAGCATCCTTCTCGGACCGGCGCTCGCGGCCGCATGGAAGACTCCATCGGCCGGTGTGCGGCATGCGCTCGCGTGGACCACCGTCGTCATCGGATTCTTCAGCTTCGCGCAGACCAAGGTCCCGACCTACGTTCTCGGCGCGTTTCCACCGCTGCTCGCGATCACTGCGGCGTATGTCGACGATCGGCTAACGCGACGCGTTGAGCTGCCGCGCGCCGTCGAGTTTGCTGCCGTCGGCTGGACGATTTTCGCTGCGGCAATCGCGGTGGGCGGCGCGGTATGGGTCGTCATCGAAGCCCCTTCGACTTCCTACAGCGCGATTCTTGCGATTCCCGCGGTCGCGATCGCGTTCTGGACATATCGCCATGCGCGCGAAACCCCGGCGGTTCCTGCGGCGATGGTCGGCTCCTCTCTCGCGCTGGTCGCGATGGTGTACGGAAGCGCCGCCGACGCGGTCAATGCGAACGAGAGCCAGCGCGAAGCGGCCGGCATCGTGCGCGAGTACCTGCCTACCTACGGCGTCATCACGAGCTATCGCGTGGCGCCGCACGCGCTCGCGTTCTACGCGGGAAGGTATATCCGCCGTGCCGACGATCCCGAGTCTGCCGTTCCGGAGCTTTTCGCGGGAAGCGATGCCGCACTGCTGACGCGATCGAAATTTTTAGGCGAGCTCGGTCTCGAACCGATGCCGAGCTGGATGACGGTTGCCTGGACGACCGGTGATGGCCAGGTGCTCGTCATCGGCGGCCGACCTGCGGAGCAGATCAAAGCAGCAAGAAAGTGGCGGAGAAGGGAGGGAGTCGAACCCTCCGCCGGTCGTTGA